AGAATAAATAATTACTCACACATCAGGATAATTATCATGAACGGAAAACTAAGCAGTAAATTAATCATTACGACCATGCTGGCGGGCTCAATGTCTGCTGCCATGGCACAATCTGACGGTCCCAGCGGAGAGCTGACGGTGAAGGGGACGTATACACCTCCGGCATGTACCGTCTCGCTTGGGGGAAATGGCACCATTGACTATGGTCATATCTCTTCAGCAAGCCTGGAAGACAGCACGTCGACCAGCCTTCCAATAAAAACGTTAGCAAATGCGGTGACGGTGACATGTCCTGACAAAGCCGGCATTGAGCTGTCAGTTATAGATAATCGTGCCTCAAGCACTCTGGCAGGTACAGACGCTAAAACACGAGCAGCATTATTGCCCGGTGGGTTGGGTAGTGACGAGGTGTCGACGGGTGCAACCCCTATATTGCTAGGATTAGGCAGTGACTCCGTGGGCAAACCGGTCGGAAATTATGTGGCAAACTTCAATAATGCCACCGTTGATGGCAAAGCTGCATACTTTTCAGATATGTCAATGATGGGCATGGGCGGGGCCGTAGCTGGTACAACTGGCTATCTGTCTAAGCCTATCGATGACTGGGCGCAATACTACACCCGCGTTGTCGGTGCTGACGGAGCCTCTGTCTCGGGCAATATCTTTACCATGGATTATTCCGTGCAGGCTGCCATTGCGCCAAAAGAAACATTGGATACATCAAGCGACATTAACCTTGACGGTCTTATCACTCTCACTGTTTCTTATATTTAGGGATATCTGTAATGAAAGAAATTAAATATATCGCAATTGGTGTACTGACACTTGCTTGTAGTTTAAGCGCCTATGCACAAATACCTAACGGAAGCGTTAATCTAAAAGTCATTGGTAAAATCTCGCCAGCCAGTTGTACCATGGTCCTGGGGGCAACGTCCGGTAATCTTGATTTTGGCCACATTGATTACAATAATGTAGATTCCAATGAGCTATACATTGGTTCT
This genomic stretch from Buttiauxella agrestis harbors:
- a CDS encoding DUF1120 domain-containing protein, which gives rise to MNGKLSSKLIITTMLAGSMSAAMAQSDGPSGELTVKGTYTPPACTVSLGGNGTIDYGHISSASLEDSTSTSLPIKTLANAVTVTCPDKAGIELSVIDNRASSTLAGTDAKTRAALLPGGLGSDEVSTGATPILLGLGSDSVGKPVGNYVANFNNATVDGKAAYFSDMSMMGMGGAVAGTTGYLSKPIDDWAQYYTRVVGADGASVSGNIFTMDYSVQAAIAPKETLDTSSDINLDGLITLTVSYI